The proteins below are encoded in one region of Streptomyces sp. NBC_00490:
- a CDS encoding Ig-like domain repeat protein, translating to MRSLTAATTLAVLFSSAVLTATPASADSAKILPVKSVGDVVVDGVHQRVFVSDPSNGKIVVTDYAGTVVKQLTSLPGVTGLELSADSGTLYAAVPGGTDAIVAFDTATATESARYPVGTSTDPKYPALDGDRLWFGYPGDIGYVDLAAPEHPVALDQETDNTWFGAAPMLDTSPGAPGRIVAGMPVQSPSELAVYDTSSGALTRTAHSDVEGGNMRDLALTPDGQHVVVASGAPYYQAVYKTSDLTADGKYPTDAYPNAVDIAPDGSVAAGIDGAYEPDVYVFKPGSATSVREYDFPSTSSGGNADLLVDRGLGWAPDASRLFAVSSNYDGVYRLRVLNAPTKATTAITVTAPDTATRAKQLTVKGKISSKVALPAGIKLTATRTDLENTSGKALPAVTVKSDGTYSFTDTPTVGGKVTYTLKYAGDADHAAGTGSDSVAVSRAKTTLTLNNNGKVYSYGQDVKFTAHLGTTYKNRKVEIWADPFGGDKANKLVKSGTVNSSGNLSVTLDLKRDTKVTAKFAGDARYAPKTVSSTVGAKVKVSTAVSRHYKTKYTWGHTYYYFKKSTNPLFTTTMTAYPDRRQRMEFEFYYDGTWYDLGSEYFALGSSGVSKVQLTGEHETGYRMRVRSSYINSSSGDTVNSTTHGAWKYFIFTS from the coding sequence ATGCGCTCCCTCACGGCCGCCACCACGTTGGCGGTCCTCTTCAGCTCGGCGGTCCTGACCGCCACGCCGGCGTCCGCGGACTCGGCCAAGATCCTGCCGGTCAAGTCCGTCGGCGACGTCGTGGTGGACGGGGTCCACCAGCGGGTCTTCGTCAGCGACCCGAGCAACGGCAAGATCGTCGTCACCGACTACGCCGGGACGGTCGTCAAGCAGCTCACGTCGCTGCCCGGCGTCACCGGACTCGAACTGTCCGCGGACTCGGGCACCCTGTACGCGGCGGTGCCGGGCGGCACCGACGCGATCGTCGCCTTCGACACGGCGACCGCCACCGAGTCCGCCCGCTACCCGGTGGGCACCTCCACCGACCCCAAGTACCCGGCCCTGGACGGCGACCGGCTGTGGTTCGGCTACCCGGGCGACATCGGCTACGTCGACCTCGCCGCCCCGGAGCACCCGGTGGCCCTGGACCAGGAGACCGACAACACCTGGTTCGGCGCCGCCCCGATGCTGGACACCAGCCCGGGCGCGCCCGGCAGGATCGTCGCGGGCATGCCGGTGCAGAGCCCGTCCGAACTGGCCGTCTACGACACCTCCTCGGGCGCCCTCACCCGTACCGCCCACAGTGACGTCGAGGGCGGCAACATGCGCGACCTCGCCCTCACGCCCGACGGGCAGCACGTGGTCGTGGCCAGCGGGGCGCCGTACTACCAGGCGGTCTACAAGACCTCCGACCTGACGGCCGACGGCAAGTACCCGACCGACGCCTACCCGAACGCCGTCGACATCGCGCCCGACGGCTCGGTCGCGGCCGGCATCGACGGGGCGTACGAGCCGGACGTGTACGTGTTCAAGCCGGGCTCCGCCACCTCGGTGCGGGAGTACGACTTCCCGTCCACCAGCAGCGGCGGCAACGCCGACCTGCTCGTCGACCGGGGCCTGGGCTGGGCGCCGGACGCCTCCCGGCTGTTCGCGGTGTCGTCCAACTACGACGGCGTCTACCGGCTGCGCGTCCTGAACGCCCCCACCAAGGCGACGACCGCCATCACGGTCACCGCACCGGACACCGCCACCCGCGCCAAGCAGCTCACCGTCAAGGGCAAGATCTCCTCCAAGGTCGCGCTGCCCGCCGGCATCAAGCTCACGGCGACCCGCACCGACCTGGAGAACACCTCCGGCAAGGCGCTCCCCGCGGTGACGGTGAAGTCCGACGGCACGTACTCCTTCACCGACACCCCGACGGTCGGCGGCAAGGTCACGTACACGCTGAAGTACGCCGGTGACGCCGACCACGCGGCCGGCACCGGCTCCGACAGCGTCGCCGTCTCCCGCGCCAAGACGACCCTGACGCTGAACAACAACGGCAAGGTCTACTCGTACGGCCAGGACGTCAAGTTCACCGCGCACCTCGGTACGACGTACAAGAACCGCAAGGTGGAGATCTGGGCCGACCCGTTCGGCGGGGACAAGGCCAACAAGCTGGTGAAGTCCGGCACGGTCAACTCCAGCGGCAACCTGTCCGTCACCCTCGACCTGAAGCGGGACACCAAGGTCACGGCGAAGTTCGCGGGCGACGCCCGGTACGCGCCGAAGACGGTGTCGAGCACGGTCGGCGCCAAGGTGAAGGTGTCGACGGCCGTCAGCAGGCACTACAAGACGAAGTACACGTGGGGCCACACCTACTACTACTTCAAGAAGTCCACGAACCCGCTGTTCACGACCACGATGACGGCGTACCCGGACCGCAGGCAGCGCATGGAGTTCGAGTTCTACTACGACGGCACGTGGTACGACCTCGGCTCGGAGTACTTCGCGCTGGGCTCCTCGGGCGTCTCGAAGGTGCAGCTCACCGGTGAGCACGAGACGGGCTACCGGATGCGGGTCCGCTCCTCGTACATCAACTCCTCGTCGGGCGACACCGTGAACTCGACGACGCACGGCGCGTGGAAGTACTTCATCTTCACGAGCTGA
- a CDS encoding aminotransferase-like domain-containing protein: MDDYRRIADRLADDIAAGRLKPGERLPPQRQFARRRGIAGSTAGRVYGELVRRGLVVGEVGRGTFVRAAPAGPAGRALTEQATRAPVNMELNYPSAPGQSELLAPVLEPLLRPDVLAEALLPAAANGTAAAREAVAALLATPGWHPDPAQVLFTGNARQSIAATLASLVRPGGRVGVESLTYPLVKEIAARLGITLVPLAVDEDGPLPQSIAAAHRTAPLSALYLQPTLHNPTSLTMSWDRRREIALTVADLNLPVVEDRIWSFLHPHAPDPLAAHAPGLTHVVDSLSKRVAPGLTAGFVVVPKDRRHAVAAAIRSGGWSAGRFALEAAVRLVGAGVVQRLVEAKRADAAMRQRLVAQELHGFVVRAHPQVYYAWWELPAPWRADTFTAAAAALGIAVTPGPAFAVDPNRTPDAVRLGLASAAPRDLERALRTLAGVVRRRP; this comes from the coding sequence GTGGACGACTACCGGCGCATCGCCGACCGACTCGCCGACGACATCGCCGCCGGCCGGCTCAAACCCGGTGAACGGCTGCCGCCGCAACGGCAGTTCGCCCGGCGGCGCGGGATCGCCGGATCGACGGCGGGGCGGGTGTACGGCGAACTCGTGCGGCGGGGGCTGGTGGTGGGGGAGGTCGGACGCGGCACCTTCGTACGGGCCGCCCCGGCCGGGCCCGCCGGGCGGGCACTGACCGAGCAGGCGACCCGGGCGCCCGTGAACATGGAGCTCAACTACCCTTCCGCGCCCGGCCAGTCGGAGCTCCTCGCCCCCGTCCTCGAACCCCTGCTGCGCCCCGACGTCCTCGCCGAGGCGCTCCTCCCGGCCGCCGCCAACGGCACCGCGGCGGCGCGCGAGGCGGTGGCCGCACTCCTCGCGACCCCCGGCTGGCACCCCGACCCGGCCCAGGTGCTGTTCACCGGAAACGCCCGTCAGTCCATCGCCGCCACCCTCGCCTCCCTGGTCCGGCCGGGCGGCCGGGTGGGGGTCGAGTCGCTGACGTACCCCCTGGTCAAGGAGATCGCCGCGCGGCTGGGCATCACCCTGGTCCCGCTGGCCGTGGACGAGGACGGACCGCTGCCGCAGTCCATCGCCGCCGCCCATCGCACGGCCCCGCTGTCCGCGCTCTACCTCCAGCCGACGCTGCACAACCCGACCTCCCTGACGATGAGCTGGGACCGGCGCCGCGAGATCGCGCTCACCGTGGCCGACCTGAACCTCCCGGTCGTCGAGGACCGCATCTGGTCCTTCCTCCACCCGCACGCCCCCGACCCCCTCGCCGCCCACGCGCCCGGTCTCACCCACGTCGTCGACAGCCTGTCCAAGCGGGTCGCGCCGGGACTCACCGCCGGCTTCGTCGTCGTACCGAAGGACCGCCGCCACGCGGTGGCCGCGGCGATCCGCTCCGGCGGGTGGAGCGCGGGACGGTTCGCGCTGGAGGCGGCCGTCCGGCTGGTCGGGGCGGGGGTCGTCCAGCGGCTGGTGGAGGCCAAGCGGGCGGACGCGGCCATGCGGCAGCGGCTCGTCGCCCAGGAGCTCCACGGGTTCGTCGTACGGGCTCACCCGCAGGTCTACTACGCCTGGTGGGAGCTGCCCGCGCCCTGGCGTGCCGACACCTTCACGGCCGCCGCGGCGGCGCTCGGGATCGCCGTGACGCCCGGGCCCGCCTTCGCCGTCGACCCGAACCGGACGCCGGACGCGGTCAGGCTCGGGCTCGCGTCGGCCGCACCGCGGGATCTGGAACGGGCGCTGCGGACGCTTGCCGGCGTCGTGCGCAGACGGCCGTGA
- a CDS encoding effector-associated constant component EACC1, translated as MADQGIRVRLDGTASESDIDALRKWLEREQRLDERVRAGELQILERPRTDESGTPMGIGMDIVVAMAGGAGAALCKELLEYVRRSVEEWRDVRRGVENGDPPTGRVDIVDLHDDR; from the coding sequence GTGGCCGACCAAGGCATACGCGTACGGCTGGACGGGACCGCGAGCGAGAGCGACATCGACGCCCTGCGCAAGTGGCTGGAGCGGGAGCAGCGGCTCGACGAGCGGGTGCGCGCCGGCGAGCTGCAGATCCTGGAGCGGCCGCGGACCGACGAGTCCGGCACCCCGATGGGCATCGGCATGGACATCGTCGTGGCGATGGCGGGCGGCGCGGGGGCCGCGCTCTGCAAGGAGCTGCTGGAATACGTCAGACGATCGGTGGAGGAGTGGCGGGACGTCCGCCGGGGCGTGGAGAACGGGGATCCGCCCACGGGTCGCGTCGACATCGTGGACCTCCACGACGAC
- a CDS encoding PP2C family protein-serine/threonine phosphatase, with the protein MKGDVRSRGELLRVRGHSVAWVPPLLLLIGITVIDFNTAGEFRMISWVVLVPGIAAAICGVWGTAVFAVLAQLNYVLADTSYPNRYQSGLPDFILVGVGGVLAVLACAVRLRGERLMLHMRDIADTTRRTVLRPIPADWGGLEHAAVYLASDVEARVGGDFFDIQPGPHGTRVLVGDVQGKGLGAVEAAAALLGTFREAGYHEADLTTVAERLEVRMVRHRGHIKALGRGGGDGNRFATAVLLGFPDDDTGAVDAVVFGHEPPLVVGPGGVRHLPPGEALPLGLGELAPGGPPPVLRVPLAPGETLLLTTDGVTEARDPGGLFYPLAAEVADAVAADPRIAEPHRLVAFVRDGTLRHCGGRLADDTTVFAVRRPVGSPSGKGRSPS; encoded by the coding sequence ATGAAGGGCGACGTCCGCAGCCGCGGCGAGCTGCTGCGGGTCCGCGGCCACAGCGTCGCCTGGGTGCCGCCGCTGCTGCTGCTCATCGGCATCACGGTGATCGACTTCAACACGGCCGGCGAGTTCCGGATGATCAGCTGGGTCGTGCTGGTGCCCGGTATCGCCGCCGCGATCTGCGGGGTGTGGGGCACCGCGGTCTTCGCCGTGCTCGCGCAGCTGAACTATGTTCTCGCGGACACCTCGTACCCGAACCGGTACCAGAGCGGACTGCCCGACTTCATCCTCGTCGGCGTCGGCGGCGTCCTCGCCGTGCTGGCCTGCGCGGTCCGGCTGCGCGGTGAGCGGCTGATGCTGCACATGCGGGACATCGCCGACACCACGCGCCGCACGGTGCTGCGCCCGATCCCCGCGGACTGGGGCGGTCTGGAGCACGCGGCGGTCTATCTCGCCTCCGACGTGGAGGCCCGGGTCGGCGGCGACTTCTTCGACATCCAGCCCGGTCCGCACGGCACCCGGGTCCTCGTCGGCGACGTCCAGGGCAAGGGCCTCGGCGCGGTGGAGGCGGCCGCGGCGCTGCTCGGTACGTTCCGCGAGGCCGGGTACCACGAGGCCGACCTCACGACGGTCGCGGAGCGCCTGGAGGTACGGATGGTGCGGCACCGCGGGCACATCAAGGCGCTCGGTCGGGGCGGCGGCGACGGAAACCGTTTCGCCACGGCGGTGCTGCTCGGCTTCCCCGACGACGACACCGGCGCCGTCGACGCCGTCGTCTTCGGTCATGAACCCCCGCTGGTCGTCGGCCCCGGCGGCGTACGGCACCTGCCGCCCGGCGAGGCGCTCCCGCTCGGGCTCGGCGAACTCGCCCCCGGCGGCCCGCCCCCGGTGCTGCGGGTGCCCCTGGCGCCCGGTGAGACCCTGCTGCTGACCACGGACGGCGTGACCGAGGCCCGTGACCCGGGCGGCCTCTTCTACCCGCTCGCCGCCGAGGTCGCCGACGCCGTCGCCGCCGATCCGCGCATCGCCGAACCGCACCGTCTGGTCGCGTTCGTGCGCGACGGCACACTGCGGCACTGCGGGGGACGGCTGGCCGACGACACCACGGTGTTCGCGGTACGGCGGCCGGTGGGCAGTCCGTCAGGAAAGGGACGTTCGCCGTCCTGA
- a CDS encoding endonuclease/exonuclease/phosphatase family protein has protein sequence MRIATVLFVVVSVVMGCRLADVDGITPVPQFLAFLPWLVAPTAAGLALVLLARWWPGAVWGVALLGLLAWFIEPYGKTTEPGGPAVASFRVLTSNVEFGQATGALIDAVRRERPELVFVQECEYTCDAELKRTLGGTYPHRRAVEGGGSAGSVVLSRFPLKATDPVPGTMGMPGAVADVRGHAVRLQLAHPMPPLPGQVDVWRHELGALRDFAAEQAGGTTLLAGDFNASQDHAAFRRILDTGLRDAARLAGDDRAPSWPARTAPTLGAQIDHVLLSPDFSAETARFLDLADTDHRALLVGITLHVRP, from the coding sequence ATCCGGATCGCCACCGTGCTGTTCGTCGTCGTCAGTGTCGTCATGGGGTGCCGGCTCGCCGACGTCGACGGGATCACGCCCGTCCCCCAGTTCCTCGCCTTCCTGCCCTGGCTGGTCGCGCCCACCGCGGCCGGCCTGGCCCTCGTCCTGCTCGCCCGCTGGTGGCCGGGTGCGGTGTGGGGCGTCGCCCTGCTCGGACTGCTGGCCTGGTTCATCGAGCCGTACGGCAAGACCACCGAGCCGGGCGGGCCCGCGGTCGCCTCCTTCCGGGTGCTGACCTCGAACGTGGAGTTCGGGCAGGCCACCGGGGCGCTGATCGACGCCGTACGGCGGGAGAGGCCGGAGCTGGTGTTCGTGCAGGAGTGCGAGTACACCTGCGACGCCGAGCTGAAGCGGACCCTGGGCGGCACCTATCCGCACCGGCGGGCCGTCGAGGGCGGCGGCTCCGCGGGGTCCGTCGTCCTCAGCCGGTTTCCGCTGAAGGCCACCGATCCGGTCCCCGGCACGATGGGGATGCCCGGAGCCGTCGCCGACGTGCGCGGGCACGCCGTACGGCTTCAGCTCGCGCACCCGATGCCGCCGCTCCCCGGGCAGGTGGACGTGTGGCGGCATGAGCTGGGCGCACTGCGGGACTTCGCGGCGGAACAGGCGGGCGGGACGACCCTGCTGGCCGGCGACTTCAACGCCTCCCAGGACCACGCCGCCTTCCGCCGCATCCTCGACACCGGGCTGCGCGACGCCGCCCGGCTCGCCGGCGACGACCGCGCGCCGAGCTGGCCGGCCCGGACCGCGCCGACGCTCGGGGCGCAGATCGACCACGTCCTGCTGTCCCCGGACTTCTCCGCGGAGACGGCCCGCTTCCTGGACCTGGCCGACACCGACCACCGGGCCCTGCTGGTGGGGATCACGCTGCACGTACGCCCATGA
- a CDS encoding FUSC family protein codes for MSRIGLTPPDWLVRNLQTQPAPVNRAAVARAAVAMALPLAVGLAAGEPEYGALASMGALSGVIGDTADAYRMRILNIAIPQLFGAVGVTLGSLVYGQGWLAVAVVTGVALVSGMISTIGAVASVSGLLLLLNSVVGAGLPMPGPWWLAPVLMTGGGLLVLVLALLAWPLRSGVPERAAVAGAYRTVADLLTACGTPDYAEARQTVTQSLNQSYDLILARRARHHGRSPELTRLLAQLNAITPVVEAAPAAHLTGKPLPAEVPEAVRHLAQAVETGYTGPIGLRLPVAVTETTRAVDHALRHAAEVVAAPDVDPRAIADRLGRPAALRTRAARAARDVALSAASWRYGLRLALCIGVAQVLVSIIPVPRSYWVALTITFVLKPDFGSVFSRALLRALGTVAGLVLAAAVLSQVPRGWWDVPVMLLLAPLIPALTPRGYGYQTAAITPVILLLSDVLNHQGTGLLLPRLVDSLMGCAIALVAGYLLWPESWHTRVGDRLADAVADTARYVECAFGEQAVDPPARARMRRGLYRDLSVIRTEFQRALTEPPPTGRRAAAWWPLVVAVERIVDATTAARVRTKHGAALPSDAEVAQVVLQLRELAQGVREAETLYTVRTDLTGPSGSVLEPLRQEVAAARAIASPH; via the coding sequence ATGTCCCGCATCGGCCTCACACCGCCCGACTGGCTGGTCCGGAACCTCCAGACCCAGCCCGCACCCGTCAACCGGGCGGCCGTGGCCCGCGCGGCCGTCGCGATGGCCCTGCCGCTGGCCGTCGGACTGGCGGCGGGCGAGCCGGAGTACGGCGCCCTCGCCTCCATGGGCGCCCTCTCAGGCGTCATCGGCGACACCGCCGACGCCTACCGGATGCGGATCCTCAACATCGCGATCCCGCAGCTGTTCGGCGCGGTGGGGGTGACGCTGGGTTCACTGGTGTACGGCCAGGGATGGCTGGCGGTGGCCGTGGTCACGGGCGTGGCCCTCGTGTCCGGAATGATCTCGACGATCGGCGCGGTCGCCTCGGTGTCGGGTCTGCTGCTGTTGCTGAACTCCGTGGTGGGAGCGGGTCTGCCGATGCCGGGCCCGTGGTGGCTGGCGCCGGTGCTGATGACGGGCGGCGGCCTGCTCGTCCTCGTTCTCGCCCTGCTGGCCTGGCCGCTGAGGTCGGGGGTGCCGGAGCGGGCGGCGGTGGCCGGGGCGTACCGGACGGTCGCCGACCTGCTGACGGCGTGCGGTACCCCGGACTACGCCGAGGCCCGCCAGACCGTCACGCAGTCCCTGAACCAGTCGTACGACCTCATCCTCGCCCGTCGCGCCCGCCACCACGGCCGCAGCCCCGAACTCACCCGCCTCCTCGCCCAGTTGAACGCGATCACCCCGGTGGTGGAGGCGGCCCCCGCGGCCCACCTGACGGGAAAGCCGCTCCCGGCGGAGGTCCCGGAGGCGGTACGTCACCTCGCCCAGGCCGTGGAGACGGGCTACACGGGCCCCATAGGGCTCCGGCTGCCGGTGGCCGTGACCGAGACGACCCGCGCAGTCGACCACGCCCTGCGGCACGCGGCCGAGGTCGTCGCGGCCCCCGACGTGGACCCCCGCGCCATCGCCGACCGCCTCGGCCGCCCGGCCGCGTTGCGCACCCGCGCCGCGCGGGCCGCCCGCGACGTGGCCCTCTCGGCGGCCTCCTGGCGCTACGGCCTGCGCCTGGCGCTCTGCATCGGCGTGGCCCAGGTGCTGGTCTCGATCATCCCGGTGCCCCGCTCGTACTGGGTGGCGCTGACCATCACCTTCGTCCTGAAGCCGGACTTCGGCTCGGTCTTCTCGCGGGCGCTGCTGCGGGCCCTGGGCACGGTGGCGGGCCTGGTGCTCGCCGCCGCGGTCCTGTCGCAGGTGCCGCGGGGCTGGTGGGACGTACCCGTGATGCTGCTCCTGGCCCCGCTGATCCCGGCACTGACCCCTCGCGGATACGGCTACCAGACGGCGGCGATCACCCCCGTGATCCTGCTGCTCTCGGACGTGCTGAACCACCAGGGCACCGGTCTGCTCCTGCCCCGCCTGGTGGACTCGCTGATGGGCTGTGCGATCGCCCTGGTCGCGGGCTATCTGCTCTGGCCGGAGAGCTGGCACACCAGGGTCGGCGACCGGCTGGCGGACGCGGTGGCGGACACCGCGCGCTATGTGGAGTGCGCCTTCGGCGAGCAGGCCGTGGATCCGCCGGCCCGGGCTCGTATGCGCCGCGGTCTGTACCGCGACCTGTCGGTCATCCGTACGGAGTTCCAGCGCGCCCTGACCGAGCCCCCGCCGACGGGGCGGCGGGCCGCCGCGTGGTGGCCGCTGGTCGTCGCCGTGGAACGGATCGTCGACGCGACGACGGCCGCGAGGGTGCGCACCAAGCACGGAGCGGCCCTGCCCTCGGACGCCGAGGTCGCCCAAGTGGTCCTGCAACTGCGGGAACTGGCGCAGGGCGTACGGGAGGCCGAGACGCTCTACACCGTCCGTACCGACCTGACCGGGCCGTCGGGGAGCGTGCTGGAGCCGTTGCGCCAGGAGGTGGCGGCGGCCCGGGCGATCGCGTCGCCGCACTGA
- a CDS encoding alpha/beta fold hydrolase: MATVPLVLVHGHPFDHTMWNPQRAAFSADRQVITPDLRGYGTSPRVPEVTRFEQFAQDIRELLDELDVRECVLAGLSMGGQIVMDCYRQFPERVRGLVLADTFPAPETPEGVKVRHAMADRLLREGLRGYADEVLEKMVAPYADAEVKAHVHRMMTATSPQGAAAALRARAARPDYRDLLTRVTVPALVVVGTDDAYTPVADAEAMHAALPSSHLVVIEGAAHMPNLERPAEFNEALGEFLTKVDASS, encoded by the coding sequence ATGGCGACAGTCCCTCTGGTCCTGGTCCACGGCCACCCCTTCGACCACACGATGTGGAACCCGCAGCGCGCTGCCTTCTCCGCCGACCGTCAGGTGATCACCCCCGACCTGCGCGGCTACGGCACCTCACCACGAGTCCCCGAGGTCACGCGCTTCGAACAGTTCGCCCAGGACATCCGAGAACTGCTGGACGAACTGGATGTACGGGAATGCGTGTTGGCCGGCCTCTCCATGGGCGGCCAGATCGTCATGGACTGCTACCGCCAGTTCCCCGAACGCGTCCGGGGGCTGGTCCTCGCCGACACGTTCCCGGCGCCGGAGACACCCGAGGGCGTCAAAGTCCGGCACGCCATGGCGGACCGCCTGCTGCGGGAGGGCCTGCGGGGCTACGCCGACGAGGTGCTGGAGAAGATGGTCGCCCCGTACGCGGATGCCGAGGTGAAGGCCCACGTCCACCGCATGATGACGGCCACCTCCCCGCAGGGCGCCGCGGCGGCCCTGCGCGCCCGCGCCGCCCGTCCCGACTACCGCGACCTGCTCACCCGCGTCACGGTCCCCGCCCTGGTCGTCGTGGGCACGGACGACGCGTACACCCCCGTCGCCGACGCGGAGGCGATGCACGCGGCCCTGCCCTCCTCACACCTGGTGGTGATCGAGGGCGCCGCCCATATGCCCAACCTGGAGCGGCCGGCGGAGTTCAACGAGGCGCTGGGGGAGTTTCTGACAAAGGTGGACGCGTCCTCCTAG
- a CDS encoding SH3 domain-containing protein — MRTTPALRTLAAALLTGGTLAVAAAGTTAAAAAPPTYADGHGGGGSGGPIWGTIVSGVDLNVRAAPTTHSPVVAQLSPWSQDRVDCKVQGQRVNGNRYWYWLEGAQGWASAVFVDTGGRPVPNCADPCPEWKDGAWSNWDDPYWNDSWSASGSGTWSFSGSWSWSATGSSADAWDMFPGGG; from the coding sequence ATGCGCACCACTCCGGCCCTGCGGACCCTGGCCGCGGCCCTGCTCACCGGCGGCACTCTGGCCGTCGCGGCAGCGGGCACCACGGCAGCAGCCGCCGCCCCGCCGACTTATGCCGACGGGCATGGCGGTGGCGGATCCGGCGGTCCGATCTGGGGCACCATCGTCTCCGGCGTCGACCTCAATGTGAGAGCCGCGCCCACCACTCACTCGCCCGTCGTCGCACAGCTCTCGCCGTGGAGCCAGGACCGCGTGGACTGCAAGGTCCAGGGGCAGCGAGTCAACGGCAATCGGTACTGGTACTGGCTCGAGGGCGCCCAGGGCTGGGCCAGCGCCGTCTTCGTCGACACCGGCGGTCGCCCGGTGCCGAACTGCGCCGATCCGTGTCCCGAGTGGAAGGACGGGGCCTGGAGCAACTGGGACGACCCGTACTGGAACGACTCGTGGAGCGCGTCGGGGTCCGGAACCTGGAGTTTCTCCGGCTCGTGGAGCTGGAGTGCCACCGGGTCCTCGGCGGACGCCTGGGACATGTTCCCGGGCGGTGGGTGA